The Bombyx mori chromosome 8, ASM3026992v2 genomic sequence ataccggcatctcgtttttaccatcgcaccgcccgccaccggagtagagttcatccatactacctggagccactgcggtcatccacagtgcgtttccagagatcttttttgccacgtaccatccggctatggaacgaactcccctccacggtgtttcccgagcgccatgacatgtccttcttcaaacgaggcttgtggagagtattcaacggtaggcagcggccaggggcgctaattactgtgtgtgttaaaaaaataatgaacacAATGCCTTTGTTATTATTACATGGGATCAATGGAAAtaagaaaaatgttaaaaagaaagtttcaaaaataatcgattttattCTTTATCTGTACTTACAATAGTATCATACgtagtattaaacggtaggcagcggcttggctctgcccctgggattgctgaagtccatgggcgacggtaaccaacaggtgggccgtatgctagtctgcctacaagggcaataaaaacaaaatctgcGTGTATGCTGgttttactataaaactgagacttaaaattcATGTCTTAAAGTGagtggccgcatttacgttgttgatgtctatgggctccggtagccacttgacaccaggcgggccgcgagctcgttcactcgaatatgaaaaaaaagtctatatagaattacaaacaaaattttacCTAGTGCTGTTGTTAATCAACTATTATCGCAATGTTGGTCATTTAGCAAATCACAGCTTTAAAACCACATTCACTCATCATTCGCAATATTTTGCATGTGCAATTGTAAGCTGTTTATGTTTTCAGATTTAAATACAAAGACGAGTATGAAAAATTCAAATTGATCCTCAGTGCGATCGCATTTATTTTAGCTGTAGGAAATCTGTATATTGACTTCAGGTAAGTGATCCtaacttaataataatctaaCCCGTTCTAACCGATAGTACTGTTACGTAGAATTAAAACGAATACatataattttcaacaaaaaaaaaaaggttaaataacagctaaattaaaataatatttttattatttagcctGGTTACCctaatcaaaatattaataaaattattgcatcGTCATCGGGCCTTGATTCATGTGCAAGCTTTTAAAAAGAATCAAACGAATCACGTCTGAAAACGTGAAcgttgaagggcggggcagccattgtaactatactgatttggggatatatacgacaaagggaagatcttccaccgagggTGAtttttgctcggtagaccgacggtccgaatgttgttgttcggaacttgtttaaatgcgctttatcttgaaaatgtcgtaggcgagattcaggcatctgttaattattttgcgttgtatgatggctacccgccacatcactcccctccgagactggaggtcgtgtcatttttagttagcgttgtccgtgctgagattagcttgcaagggccagtgctgctcgaagtttgcagtgagtcgagactgagcttgaatgctgcgtgatgaggcagtgtaggtgcgtgccggtagggccaggaagcgcggtgagtcggctgcgatggtcctgttgaagctgcgatgctggcttgctgtgggacgactgtcgatgacttgcttttatctgcgagaatgcgaggattgtggtagccgaagttcttgatgcgctgatgatgaatcagaagattgcgtgttcacatcacgtcggggtcaccagtttggggatatatacgacaaagggaagatcttccatcgagcgggtgatttttgctcggtagaccgacggtccgaatgttgttgttcggaacttgtatatatgcgccatatcttgaaaatgtcgtaagcgagattcaggcatctgttaaTTATTTTGCGttatatgatggctacccgccacactgagaccttagaattcatgtctcaaggttggtggcgcatttacgtcgtagatgtctatgggctccagtaactagttaacaccaggtgggctgtgagatcgtccacccatctaaacaataaaaaaaaatttactataaTTGTTCCGGCATTCATTAAGTTTTACTATATGAATGTTTCAGGCCGCTgcaattgattttaatttttcttctcGTCTGGTACTACTGCACGCTTACGATCCGAGAGAGTATACTTAAAGTGAACGGCTCAAGGATAAAAGGATGGTGGCGCTTACATCACTTCATATCGACGGTGGTTGCGGGAATATTGCTTATATGGCCCCAGAACCAGCCTTGGGAGGAATTTAGGCACACCTTCATGtggtttattgcttatataagtGAGTTAATATTACGATCTACAACAAAAACACACCTTAGACACCCTCAACCTCAACCTCAGACCTCACCGAGCCATATGAACATGAGCTTGTTTCcatatctaaataataataaaaagtcttATGTTACTCTTCGTTGGAGATAGCACGATTGCTTTGCATCAGAAATAGGGatttctaatttaattattgGCAACATAGGTGAAATCGTTCATTAGCTTCGCAGATTTTTTAACCACAGACcacaataaatttaaacaacGTCGGCTGTTTGTTCTCCGATCACATCGTGTCAATAGtcagtaattaaaacaaaactaataCATTTAAttccttaataataattctttttaTTAGAGATCATTAGATCGATTCTCCatgttttcaatatttcaaaTGGTCATTGATTCTAATATGTAGGTTCAtaaggtttattttaataatttatttataatcgatTTACTTGTACTTGAGATTCCAAGAAAAAGACAATAGTAGCACATTTATAAACTTGTATAAAAGACATTTTTGCACCTAGTATAAAAAACGGTAGGCAGCTGGTTagctctgcacctggcattgatgacgtccacgggcctacaagggcaataaaaaaagtgatatataagataattaattaataattgaataaaaccAATTAATAATTTCCAGGTGTTGTACAATACATGCAGTTCAGGTACCAGAGTGGAGTACTATACAGGCTCAAAGCCTTGGGCGCCAGGCATAATATGGATATCACGATCGAAGGATTCCATTCGTGGATGTGGCGTGGTCTATCATATCTATTGCCTTTCTTGTTTGGGGGATATGTTTTTCAACTGTACATCGCTTATACATTGTACCATTTGAGTTACCATCCCGAGGCGACTTGGCAggtatgagtttttttttaaatttgatatagTATTAATTGTACTTGAAATTTGTTCTTTTTGCCATTATCAACATAGGCATGTAAGTTTTAGTAAAAAGCAGGTTaggtaaaatttacattgttatatttactagtggtattGTGGGAGTAAGTAACTTTATACTACCTATTTCTGcggcaaagcagtaatgcgttctggtttgaattGTGCGAGAGCCATTTTACAATACAGTTGAGATTTCGATCATATGTCTTCCAAGGTAGGTGGCGATATTGGAGTTTGTGGTATCTATGGGTTTTGGTTCAGCACCAGGTGGGTCATTGACCT encodes the following:
- the LOC101736822 gene encoding transmembrane protein 120 homolog isoform X3 encodes the protein MEVEECVKEWEDLVADYKRLETINKEYTTKLEEVGELQAACLKELEHQKYRMSIINAALKRLEKKGGVKDERVTNLEKEIMKRKAMLHEIKATLPKQNSLYLRIILGNVNVSILNKNDKFKYKDEYEKFKLILSAIAFILAVGNLYIDFRPLQLILIFLLVWYYCTLTIRESILKVNGSRIKGWWRLHHFISTVVAGILLIWPQNQPWEEFRHTFMWFIAYISVVQYMQFRYQSGVLYRLKALGARHNMDITIEGFHSWMWRGLSYLLPFLFGGYVFQLYIAYTLYHLSYHPEATWQVAALSMSFLLIGIGNTVTTMIVVPQKLSEKEQKWRQNKVEQKAE